ATGTAGTTGGTCATACTTTTACTGTGAGTCATTCTGTCTATAGGAACTGCTTATGTCCATGGTATCAAACATGCCACTGGGAACTTTGTAATCATCATGGATGCTGATCTCTCTCACCATGTAAGCTGTCTGACACCTTCAGTGGACCATTGTTTTTGAAGTTGTCCCTATCAGTGCTCCCTGTTCTTGGCAATATGACTACTCCTGTTTGAGTAGCTTCAATGAAATGTTAACTAGaacaattttcttttttcagccCAAGTTCATTCCTGAATTTATTCAGTAAGTATCGTCCATATCTGCCATGCCCAGTACTTGTTAAAGATTTTATTAGcgtgtttttgtctttttttttttttccatcgctGTGCTTGCTGATACTTTTCACTGTATCGGCCctcaatcaaaagaggagcatctGCAGTTATGTCAAGTAACTGAATGCTCGATGGAGGTTCACAGGCAGTCAGACCTTCTTTTATGTGCACATCACAGGAAACAAAGGGAAGGAGGGTTTGACCTGGTGTCCGGCACTCGATACAGTGGCAAAGGAGGAGTGTATGGCTGGGACCTGCACAGAAAACTCATTAGGTAACTAAAAGAATACAACTTCTCTGCTTTGTTTCCGGAAGTTCTCAACTGTTGAAAAATGGCCGCTCTGAAATCTGTGTGCCTTCTGTCCTGAGTGTGCTGAGCTCTGAAAGTGGCTCTTGTCCTGTAGCCGAGGAGCCAACTTTCTCACTCAAGTCCTGCTGAGGCCAGGTGCGTCAGACCTGACTGGCAGTTTCAGGTAGGGTGTGATGGCTCTGACGTCTTTTTGTTGTGTACAGTGATGGAAGTCAAGCAGTGACCATGACCTTTCCCAACTGTGCGGTGTGAGGTGGTGAGACATACATTTCTGTTTTACAGGTTGTATAAAAAAGAGGTTCTGGAGCAGCTTGTGAAGAAGTGTGTTTCCAAGGGCTACGTTTTTCAGATGGAGATGATTGTCAGGGCCCGACAACTGGGGTACAGCATTGGAGAAGTAAGACTCATTGCATCTGGTAGTTTAGACTGACTGATTTCCCTAATGTAGTATCCAGAGTTCTGTAATtatcatattttacattttccaGTCATTTTCCAGCTTAGAATGCATGGTGCATTCTTTTTGTTAAAATTTAACCATACTTTTTTATTCCTTGCAACAGGTTCCAATCACATTTGTGGACCGTGTTTATGGAGAGTCCAAACTGGGTGGAAATGAAATAGTCTCTTTTCTGAAGGGGTTGTTAACTCTTTTTGCTACCACTTGATGCTTTGTCTGATTACCCAGACTCACCTGGATTGCCACTAGTCacttaatttgatttaattgaGTTTTCATTCCAAACTTCTCTTGCTCCAGTACAGTGATAACACAGGAGGGAGATTGTAGTTGAATGCTGACTCTGTATGAAAGATTCAGTAATCCCAGCTTCTGTCTGTGCCGGAAGCTCACAGTACTGTTCAGATAGTTGTACCTAAAGACTTGCACTTACACTTTGAACCCTATTTTGTACTTTTTACCTGAGATTTACTCAAAGAGTAACTGTGTCATGAACCCATAAACAAAGTTACATTTATTATGGACTATTTTACCATTACAGATCACAAATTCCATAATACCATCACTAGTTTATGGTCATAATCATATTTGGACTGATTTCCTAAAGACTGCTTGAAGTTTGAAGATATAAGTTAATAGAATTCCAATCAAAGACACATCTTTGCTGACCAGTATGAACAAAACCCATTTTACATTTTGCGGtccttccacatttttgttgcaTGGAAGATCAGTGTTCGTCTTGTAATTTACATTCAGAGACTAAAAGTCCAGTGTGTTTCTTAGGCTTAACATGATGTCACATTGTGTCACACGGTTTGGGAACCAGGTTTTTAAAACCCCTTTGCTCAGTTTACGTCTGCTTTGTTTGTAGTTATGATGGCAGGTCTTGGAGGGGAAGCCTTCATTGTTTGTTATTGTATCAAGCACTTCAGTGGAAGATACCATTACCCTCTTCAAATGTAGCACAGCCATCTTTGATTAATGTAAAGCACTaggaaataaatacattatcACTGAAAACAATTCAAAATGGCAAATCACTGGCAAATGTGTTATGTCtgttcatattttttttccactgatGTACAATCGGGTTGGTGGTATGTGCATTCAGTCCAGTGCTGAGCAATGACAGGAGATGATCTTTGTTGTTTTGAGTCAGATCCCAGGAGATAATTCATAATTTATTTCCTAAAGTCCAATGGCAACTGAAAGGAATGTTGAGTGAAGTATTATAACAACACTTGAATTTGATATTTGCATTACAAATTACGATTTTATTTTTTCACCTCTGGAAAGCCATACATTTTCTCTCGCCTGAATGCATGTGCTGTTCTAGACTTATTTTTATGTTTACTTGcaacttatttttttcatttgagTACACACTTGGGTATGGAAATTGCAAGTAACATTCTTATCTCCACAACTCCATTTATTCAGGTTTAATTTACTACAATGCAGGCATTATGAAAATATGATTTGTACTTGccccaagtttttttttttcc
This genomic stretch from Brienomyrus brachyistius isolate T26 chromosome 6, BBRACH_0.4, whole genome shotgun sequence harbors:
- the dpm1 gene encoding dolichol-phosphate mannosyltransferase subunit 1, giving the protein MQYNMANRKTSKSRENSDKYSVLLPTYNERENLPLIVWLLVKYFGESGYDYEIIVIDDGSPDGTLEVAEQLQNIYGADKIVLRPREKKLGLGTAYVHGIKHATGNFVIIMDADLSHHPKFIPEFIQKQREGGFDLVSGTRYSGKGGVYGWDLHRKLISRGANFLTQVLLRPGASDLTGSFRLYKKEVLEQLVKKCVSKGYVFQMEMIVRARQLGYSIGEVPITFVDRVYGESKLGGNEIVSFLKGLLTLFATT